A genomic region of bacterium contains the following coding sequences:
- a CDS encoding MATE family efflux transporter, translating into MSDEPRSTDPLRSTDLLRSTDRLDDPEVSGSIPSATVAAAAGQLSRTERRRRADRDILQLAWPAVVSQLLASFVSLVDIAMLGRLGTESLAAVGYAAQFFHLAQSCLLALGIACVAQMARSIGAGDPARARQALATSIALAFVASAVITAIVLVFPRELLLLLNATPEIAEIAVPYFRLTIGSTTILAIALMYESGFRAAKNTRTPLRIAMWVTGIKLVLNGLLIFGAFGLPRMELVGAGLATVASQVFAIVAFVYVSRRATEEVGSAVRLRRADFAGIPAMLPETLRLALPALGERLGMNLALMTYFWILGDYGPVAIAAYTVGVRALSFSWIPGVGLSVASSTLVGQALGAHDPRTAVRAGWRSARLALFISAIMGVVFILTRVQLARLFTNDPQVIAAIEPFMLVLALAQPFLGLHFTLGGALRGAGDTMTPLWAAVAGNWMFRVPLAFAAARIFELDVFWVWVPLLFDHLIRAGWITWAFRRGHWTRNLGLGVR; encoded by the coding sequence TTGAGCGACGAACCGCGAAGTACAGACCCTCTGCGAAGCACCGACCTTCTGAGGAGCACGGACCGTCTAGACGATCCCGAAGTCTCGGGATCGATCCCTTCGGCGACCGTGGCCGCCGCGGCCGGTCAGCTTTCGCGCACGGAACGGCGGCGCCGCGCCGACCGCGACATCCTGCAACTCGCGTGGCCCGCAGTGGTTTCGCAGCTACTGGCGAGCTTCGTGAGCCTGGTCGATATCGCCATGCTCGGACGTCTGGGAACCGAGTCGCTGGCTGCGGTCGGGTATGCAGCCCAGTTCTTTCATCTGGCGCAGTCCTGTCTACTGGCTCTGGGCATCGCCTGCGTGGCCCAGATGGCGCGCTCGATCGGAGCCGGAGATCCGGCCCGCGCCCGTCAGGCACTGGCGACCTCGATTGCACTCGCGTTCGTGGCCTCGGCGGTGATCACGGCGATCGTTCTGGTCTTTCCCCGCGAGCTTCTGCTTCTGCTCAACGCGACTCCCGAGATCGCCGAGATCGCGGTTCCCTATTTTCGTCTGACGATCGGGTCCACGACCATCCTGGCCATCGCGTTGATGTACGAGAGCGGTTTCCGCGCCGCCAAGAACACCCGGACTCCGTTGCGCATCGCGATGTGGGTTACGGGCATCAAACTCGTGCTGAACGGACTGTTGATCTTCGGTGCATTTGGTCTTCCCCGCATGGAACTGGTGGGCGCGGGGCTTGCGACGGTCGCGTCGCAGGTCTTTGCGATCGTGGCATTCGTGTACGTGAGCCGACGAGCGACCGAAGAGGTCGGGAGTGCGGTTCGCCTACGCAGGGCAGACTTCGCCGGGATTCCCGCCATGCTGCCCGAAACCCTGCGACTGGCCCTCCCGGCACTCGGAGAGCGCCTGGGTATGAACCTCGCACTCATGACCTATTTCTGGATCCTCGGAGATTACGGGCCGGTCGCGATCGCGGCCTACACCGTCGGGGTTCGCGCGCTCAGCTTTTCCTGGATCCCCGGCGTAGGGCTTTCGGTCGCATCTTCGACGCTGGTCGGTCAGGCGCTGGGCGCACACGACCCGCGCACTGCCGTACGGGCCGGCTGGCGCAGTGCTCGCCTGGCACTGTTTATCTCCGCGATCATGGGGGTGGTGTTCATCCTGACGCGCGTTCAACTCGCGCGGCTTTTCACCAACGACCCGCAAGTGATCGCCGCCATCGAGCCCTTCATGCTCGTACTGGCGCTCGCTCAGCCTTTTCTTGGCCTGCATTTCACGCTCGGTGGTGCATTGCGCGGGGCGGGTGACACCATGACGCCACTGTGGGCTGCGGTCGCCGGGAACTGGATGTTTCGGGTTCCGCTGGCGTTTGCGGCCGCACGCATCTTTGAACTGGATGTCTTCTGGGTGTGGGTGCCTCTGCTCTTCGATCATCTGATCCGTGCGGGCTGGATCACCTGGGCCTTCCGCAGAGGACACTGGACCCGGAATCTGGGTCTGGGTGTTCGTTGA
- a CDS encoding DUF1232 domain-containing protein, producing the protein MSETRLEIDLRARERRFYDRLRALVVRPVPGEGTGVRDLLLLLPDMFILLVRLARDDRVPMGSKMIAVLGVAYVLSPIELMPEIILGPIGLIDDLVVVAAALSRVINRVHPDIVNSHWSGQGDALEAIRKVTAWSEKTLGKVVTGVLGFTRVRARN; encoded by the coding sequence GTGAGCGAAACCCGTCTGGAGATCGACCTGCGCGCGCGAGAGAGACGCTTCTACGATCGTCTGCGCGCTCTCGTCGTCCGGCCAGTACCCGGAGAAGGGACGGGTGTACGCGACCTCCTGCTCTTGCTGCCGGATATGTTCATTCTTCTGGTCCGGCTTGCCCGGGACGATCGCGTCCCGATGGGTTCGAAGATGATCGCGGTGCTCGGCGTCGCCTATGTGCTCTCGCCGATCGAACTCATGCCCGAGATCATTCTCGGACCGATTGGCTTGATCGACGACTTGGTGGTGGTCGCGGCCGCGCTCTCGCGAGTCATCAATCGCGTGCATCCCGACATCGTCAATTCGCACTGGTCGGGTCAAGGGGATGCACTCGAGGCGATCCGGAAGGTCACCGCCTGGTCCGAGAAGACGCTCGGAAAGGTCGTGACCGGAGTGCTCGGGTTCACGCGCGTCCGCGCGCGAAACTGA
- a CDS encoding pyridoxal phosphate-dependent aminotransferase, whose amino-acid sequence MALELSRLARGSRTSPIRSMTVECARLGGVNLAQGVCDTPVPEEVRRAARDAIEAGANTYSRYDGHEELRRALAAKMKRDNGLDYDPEGEIVVTSGATGAFYVAALGLLERGDEVVVFEPYYGYHTNTLEALGITPRFVQLKPPDWDIPLDELEAAITERTRAIIINTPVNPSGKVISRSELVALGEIAQEHDLFLFTDEVYEHFMFDGRQHISPASLPGLRERTITINALSKTFAITGWRIGWVAADRRFASAFGNLNDLVYVCPPSPLQLGAAAGLEQLPRDYYTGIGTEFAEKRDILCAALERAGLHPFRPQGSYFTLADISRLPGQTSDERAMYLLKEAGVAAVPGSAFFRGSAGDSLARFCFGKTDAELAEACRRLENL is encoded by the coding sequence ATGGCATTGGAGCTCAGCCGGTTGGCCCGCGGATCGCGAACCTCACCGATTCGCAGCATGACTGTGGAGTGTGCGCGACTCGGAGGCGTGAATCTGGCTCAGGGCGTTTGCGATACACCGGTTCCCGAGGAGGTACGGCGCGCGGCTCGGGATGCGATCGAAGCCGGTGCGAATACCTATTCGCGCTACGACGGGCACGAAGAACTGCGCCGTGCGCTCGCCGCAAAGATGAAGCGCGACAACGGGCTGGACTACGACCCCGAAGGTGAGATCGTCGTGACCTCCGGTGCGACAGGAGCATTCTACGTCGCTGCGCTGGGGCTGCTGGAGCGCGGAGACGAGGTCGTGGTGTTCGAGCCTTACTACGGCTACCACACGAACACTCTCGAAGCCCTCGGGATCACACCTCGCTTCGTGCAACTGAAGCCGCCTGACTGGGATATTCCTCTAGACGAGTTGGAAGCTGCGATCACCGAGCGCACCCGCGCGATCATCATCAACACGCCGGTGAACCCGTCGGGCAAGGTCATCAGCCGATCGGAGCTGGTCGCGCTGGGAGAGATCGCGCAAGAGCACGATCTGTTCCTGTTCACCGATGAAGTCTACGAACATTTCATGTTCGACGGCCGCCAACACATCAGCCCCGCCTCGCTCCCCGGACTGCGCGAGCGAACGATCACGATCAATGCGCTGTCCAAGACCTTCGCGATCACCGGCTGGCGGATCGGCTGGGTCGCCGCCGACCGCCGCTTCGCCAGCGCGTTCGGCAATCTGAACGATCTGGTCTATGTGTGTCCGCCGTCTCCACTCCAGTTGGGTGCGGCTGCGGGACTCGAGCAGCTCCCTCGGGACTACTACACCGGGATCGGTACGGAGTTCGCCGAGAAGCGGGACATTCTCTGCGCCGCATTGGAGCGCGCGGGTCTTCATCCGTTTCGACCCCAGGGTTCGTACTTCACGCTGGCCGATATCTCGCGTCTGCCCGGCCAGACCAGCGACGAGCGCGCGATGTACCTGTTGAAGGAGGCCGGTGTGGCCGCGGTCCCGGGCAGCGCCTTCTTCCGGGGCTCGGCCGGGGACTCTCTGGCCCGTTTCTGCTTCGGAAAGACTGATGCCGAACTGGCCGAAGCCTGTCGCAGGCTTGAAAACCTTTGA
- a CDS encoding TetR family transcriptional regulator: protein MSTSTPQPRARRTQEERSAETRERLLDATIESLIDAGYARTTTTAVCERAGLSRGAQLHHFPTKSDLVICAVTHLAAKRGDEIRAQRERLADGNETLGTALDLVWASFSGPLFHAALELWVAARTDPELHANLYSVERRVGRNMAQLFREFAGQRPEGEHQIEDVLELTFYVMRGMALQRILRDDDTERLRLFELWKHMVSTVLHEPISLNTKQRSNS from the coding sequence TTGTCTACCTCGACCCCCCAGCCGCGAGCGCGGCGCACCCAGGAGGAGCGCAGCGCAGAGACGCGCGAGCGCCTGCTCGACGCGACCATTGAGTCGTTGATCGACGCCGGGTACGCGCGTACCACGACGACCGCGGTGTGCGAACGCGCAGGTCTGTCGCGCGGGGCGCAACTGCATCACTTTCCCACGAAATCGGATCTGGTGATCTGCGCGGTCACGCACCTCGCCGCAAAACGGGGAGACGAGATCCGCGCGCAGCGGGAGCGACTCGCCGATGGGAATGAAACGCTGGGAACGGCGCTCGATCTGGTCTGGGCGAGTTTTTCCGGCCCCCTGTTTCACGCCGCCCTCGAACTCTGGGTCGCGGCGCGAACGGATCCGGAGTTGCACGCGAACCTGTATTCCGTGGAACGCCGAGTCGGTCGAAACATGGCTCAGCTCTTTCGGGAATTTGCCGGTCAAAGGCCGGAGGGCGAGCACCAGATCGAAGACGTTCTCGAACTCACTTTCTACGTGATGCGCGGCATGGCCTTGCAACGCATCCTGCGGGACGACGACACCGAGCGACTGCGCTTGTTCGAGCTCTGGAAGCACATGGTGTCGACCGTCTTGCACGAACCGATTTCATTGAACACGAAACAAAGGAGCAATTCATGA
- a CDS encoding lipid-transfer protein: MGRKVFVVGVGMTKFEKPGGREWDYPDMAREAGQNALADAGVPFEAIEQAAVGYCYGDSTAGERAFYELGHSGIPIYNVNNNCSTGSTALFMAKQLVEGGLAECTMALGFEKMEKGSLGIKYTDRTTPMDKHFKAMVDERGFAKAPAAPQMFGNAGIEHMEKYGTKPEQFAKIGWKNHKHSVNNPYSQFQDEYSLQDILDSPTVYGPLTKLQCCPTSDGSGAAILCSEDFVKKHNLQDKAVEILGMAMTTDYPSSFEKSMIKLVGSDMTKAAGQKVYEQSGLGPENVDVVELHDCFSCNEMITYEGLGLCPEGKGGEFVDSGANTYGGKVVVNPSGGLISKGHPLGATGLAQCAELNWQLRGEAEKRQVDGAKVALQHNLGLGGAAVVTMYRKASF, encoded by the coding sequence ATGGGACGAAAAGTATTCGTAGTCGGTGTGGGGATGACCAAGTTCGAAAAGCCCGGAGGTCGTGAATGGGACTATCCGGACATGGCGCGAGAAGCGGGACAGAACGCCCTCGCAGACGCCGGTGTTCCTTTCGAGGCGATCGAGCAGGCTGCAGTCGGTTATTGCTACGGCGATTCGACGGCGGGTGAGCGCGCGTTTTACGAACTCGGACACAGCGGAATTCCGATCTACAACGTGAATAACAACTGCTCGACGGGATCGACCGCGCTGTTCATGGCGAAGCAACTCGTCGAAGGCGGACTGGCCGAGTGCACCATGGCCCTGGGTTTCGAGAAGATGGAAAAGGGTTCACTGGGCATCAAGTACACCGATCGCACGACGCCCATGGACAAGCACTTCAAGGCCATGGTCGATGAGAGAGGCTTTGCAAAGGCGCCCGCAGCTCCGCAGATGTTCGGCAATGCCGGCATCGAGCACATGGAGAAGTACGGCACCAAGCCGGAGCAATTCGCGAAAATCGGCTGGAAGAACCACAAGCACTCCGTCAACAACCCGTACTCGCAGTTCCAGGACGAGTACTCCCTACAGGACATCCTCGATTCGCCGACGGTCTACGGACCGCTGACCAAGCTGCAGTGCTGCCCGACTTCGGACGGCTCCGGTGCTGCAATCCTGTGCAGTGAGGACTTCGTGAAGAAGCACAATCTGCAAGACAAGGCGGTCGAGATCCTCGGCATGGCCATGACGACCGATTATCCCAGCTCATTCGAGAAGAGCATGATCAAGCTCGTCGGTTCCGATATGACCAAGGCTGCGGGCCAGAAGGTGTACGAGCAGTCCGGTCTCGGACCGGAAAACGTCGATGTCGTGGAACTCCACGACTGCTTCTCGTGCAACGAGATGATCACCTATGAAGGACTGGGCCTTTGCCCCGAGGGCAAGGGTGGCGAGTTCGTCGACTCGGGCGCCAATACCTACGGTGGGAAAGTCGTCGTGAATCCGTCCGGCGGACTGATCTCCAAGGGACATCCCCTGGGAGCAACCGGTCTCGCACAATGCGCCGAACTCAATTGGCAGTTGCGCGGAGAGGCCGAGAAGCGTCAGGTCGACGGTGCAAAGGTTGCGCTTCAGCACAACCTGGGCCTCGGCGGTGCTGCGGTCGTCACCATGTATCGCAAGGCCAGCTTCTAG
- the mazG gene encoding nucleoside triphosphate pyrophosphohydrolase: MNRIDDLLRIMERLRDPDDGCPWDREQTFETIAPYTIEEAYEVEDAIARRDRSALRDELGDLLLQVVYHAQMAREAGNFAFDDVVDAICEKLVRRHPHVFSDATVESSGDLKANWDELKAVERAGRAAREGREPGVLDDVPLALPALLRAGKLLRRAARAGVDDAPHEQSWTREAGPGEISDEQVGDGLLAIVRRATASGIEAEEALRAANRRFEQRVRAREPDSDP; encoded by the coding sequence GTGAACAGGATCGATGACCTTCTGCGCATCATGGAGCGGCTGCGAGACCCGGATGACGGCTGTCCCTGGGATCGGGAGCAGACCTTCGAGACGATCGCTCCCTACACGATCGAAGAGGCCTACGAGGTGGAGGACGCAATCGCCCGGCGCGACCGGTCGGCGTTGCGGGACGAGCTCGGGGATCTGCTCCTGCAAGTCGTCTACCACGCGCAGATGGCTCGCGAAGCCGGAAACTTCGCTTTTGACGACGTGGTGGATGCGATCTGCGAAAAGCTGGTCCGACGCCATCCACACGTGTTTTCGGACGCGACCGTCGAATCATCGGGAGACCTGAAGGCGAACTGGGACGAGCTCAAGGCCGTCGAGCGGGCGGGCAGGGCGGCCCGGGAAGGTCGCGAGCCCGGTGTTCTGGACGACGTACCGCTGGCTCTACCGGCTCTCTTACGGGCCGGCAAACTACTGCGTCGCGCAGCCCGGGCCGGTGTCGACGATGCTCCTCACGAGCAGAGCTGGACACGAGAGGCTGGGCCCGGCGAGATCAGCGACGAGCAGGTCGGGGACGGATTGCTGGCGATCGTCCGCCGGGCCACGGCCAGCGGGATCGAGGCCGAGGAGGCACTCAGGGCGGCGAACCGCCGTTTCGAGCAGCGGGTCCGGGCGCGCGAACCCGATTCAGATCCCTGA
- a CDS encoding SDR family NAD(P)-dependent oxidoreductase, with protein MSEIRFEDRVAVITGAGGGLGKTYALELGRRGASVVVNDLGGSADGTGGGSSMADETVKTIIDAGGAAVANYDSVATPEGGEAIIKSAIDNFGKVDIVINNAGILRDKTFIKLEPKDLEAVIDVHLKGAFYVSQPAFRVMKEQGYGRFLFTASAAGIFGNFGQSNYGAAKMGLVGLSNVLAVEGAKYEIKSNVIAPIAKTRLTESLLGPAADALDPSLVTPLSCYLVSEDCQLTHEVISVGGGRFARVFVGLAPGWYAGKDKSVSLEDIRDNLDEIMNDDGYIVPKSIGDEMSILMKTLAS; from the coding sequence ATGAGTGAAATCCGATTTGAGGATCGCGTCGCCGTCATCACAGGTGCCGGGGGCGGTCTTGGAAAAACCTACGCACTCGAACTCGGTCGACGCGGAGCAAGCGTCGTCGTCAACGATCTGGGTGGCAGCGCAGACGGCACGGGCGGTGGCAGCTCCATGGCCGACGAAACCGTCAAGACGATCATTGACGCCGGTGGGGCCGCAGTCGCGAACTACGATTCAGTGGCGACCCCCGAAGGCGGCGAGGCCATCATCAAGAGCGCGATCGACAACTTTGGCAAAGTCGACATCGTCATCAACAATGCGGGCATCCTGCGCGACAAGACCTTCATCAAGCTCGAGCCGAAAGACCTCGAAGCCGTCATCGACGTGCATCTGAAGGGCGCCTTTTATGTTTCCCAGCCCGCTTTCCGCGTCATGAAGGAACAGGGCTACGGACGCTTCCTGTTCACGGCCTCGGCCGCTGGAATCTTCGGCAACTTCGGCCAGTCGAACTATGGAGCCGCGAAGATGGGACTCGTGGGACTGTCCAACGTCCTTGCCGTTGAAGGTGCGAAGTACGAAATCAAGTCGAACGTGATCGCGCCCATCGCCAAGACGCGCCTGACCGAGAGTTTGCTCGGACCCGCAGCCGATGCGCTCGATCCTTCGCTGGTGACACCGCTTTCCTGCTACCTGGTTTCTGAAGACTGTCAGCTCACGCACGAAGTGATCTCTGTTGGTGGTGGCCGTTTCGCGCGCGTCTTCGTCGGTCTGGCACCGGGTTGGTACGCGGGCAAGGACAAGTCCGTATCGCTCGAAGATATCCGCGACAACCTGGACGAGATCATGAACGACGACGGTTATATCGTTCCGAAGAGCATCGGTGACGAGATGAGCATCCTCATGAAAACTCTGGCGAGCTAG
- a CDS encoding DUF1214 domain-containing protein, with protein MRIRTALISIGVVVVVAVVAFLFGRLSAPAPTFEAGASAELDDDLSAAWGDFIRAQDEALQLMQASEFFGDDQERAEAYRGVLYALVGAIKTGGLMDRDRPRFMRAVDWTSKSGLDNPDNKYYLALIRDDAEYRVTGTRGTTKSLVFQLLVGQPGVRGAGTSTHVSMLDARDMAIDRNGSFEIYIGRNDPGQGRNWLRVGDGAETLIVRFSHGDWDREQAGRLRIERIGSEGEAAPALDSRQMAFRLRDVATTLFDRTATWLDFAGKAWRFMPRNEVSQARETRGGLVGQYSAFGSFELGPDEALIVTTHPSNADYQGIELGNLWFVSFDYETHTSSLTTDQAYLSSDGRYHFVVSARDPGIQNWLDRERHRRGLIMLRWQGLDAALNDTQQPSARVVKLDQLRAELPDDTPDFSVEQRREQIRKRRLHTQQRFDG; from the coding sequence ATGCGTATTCGCACTGCTCTCATCTCGATCGGGGTTGTAGTTGTGGTCGCGGTCGTCGCGTTCCTGTTCGGTCGCCTGAGCGCGCCCGCTCCGACTTTCGAAGCAGGTGCCTCCGCCGAACTCGACGATGATCTTTCGGCTGCGTGGGGCGACTTCATCCGTGCGCAGGACGAAGCTCTGCAACTGATGCAGGCGAGCGAGTTCTTCGGCGATGACCAGGAGCGTGCGGAAGCCTATCGAGGCGTTCTCTACGCGCTGGTCGGCGCGATCAAGACGGGCGGGCTCATGGACCGCGACCGGCCGCGCTTCATGCGCGCGGTCGACTGGACTTCCAAGAGCGGTCTCGACAACCCCGACAACAAGTACTACCTCGCGCTGATTCGAGACGACGCAGAGTATCGGGTGACAGGGACGCGTGGCACGACGAAGTCGCTCGTGTTTCAACTCCTGGTTGGTCAGCCCGGCGTTCGAGGCGCCGGAACCAGCACCCATGTGAGCATGCTCGACGCACGCGACATGGCCATCGACCGGAATGGAAGCTTCGAGATCTACATCGGACGCAACGATCCCGGACAAGGCAGGAACTGGTTGCGAGTGGGGGACGGCGCCGAGACGCTGATCGTACGCTTCAGTCACGGTGACTGGGATCGCGAGCAGGCCGGCCGGTTGCGTATCGAGCGCATCGGTAGTGAAGGAGAAGCCGCGCCAGCACTCGACTCCCGACAGATGGCCTTTCGATTGCGCGACGTCGCGACCACGCTCTTCGACAGGACGGCCACCTGGCTCGATTTTGCGGGCAAAGCGTGGCGCTTCATGCCGCGAAACGAAGTTTCGCAGGCTCGCGAGACGCGGGGCGGACTGGTCGGTCAGTACTCCGCCTTCGGCAGTTTCGAGCTGGGTCCGGACGAGGCACTGATCGTCACGACTCATCCCTCGAACGCGGATTACCAGGGCATTGAACTGGGCAATCTCTGGTTCGTGAGCTTCGATTACGAAACGCATACCTCGAGCCTGACGACAGACCAGGCGTATCTGTCGAGCGACGGTCGCTACCACTTCGTCGTCTCCGCGCGGGATCCCGGCATCCAGAACTGGCTTGATAGGGAAAGGCACCGTCGCGGTCTGATCATGCTGCGTTGGCAGGGTCTCGACGCGGCATTGAACGATACTCAACAGCCAAGCGCCCGCGTCGTGAAACTCGATCAACTGCGAGCGGAGTTGCCCGACGACACCCCCGACTTCAGCGTCGAGCAGCGGCGTGAGCAGATCCGGAAACGCCGCCTGCACACACAGCAGCGCTTTGACGGTTGA
- a CDS encoding AMP-binding protein yields MSNQPLEFQADFTLRAQIQARAEHPEASGKIFLSQHERSWTYLQFRDESTRMAHFLLRRLGAIDDKRPGHVAMMLENHLELTSLYGGCGIAGLTLFGINTGLRGETLAGVINQSRSRILVVDERFLPEVERVKSELRDIPKENILVLRTGSESIPVGADLLACLADEVAPAGKSLDYPDANPQPDTNLMVIYTSGTTGLPKGINNNHFKLCATGIGISSNTEIGRNDVGYACMPLFHSNSMFVGLMPAFWVGGSMGLRERFSASNFLPDILKYGCTYWNYVGEPVHYVLASLESQYDGDFARIEREVGQNPQNKLRFAIGNGASPPDIDRFIDWLGLEDMYELYGSTEAAISTFRRKGDPRGSVGEVTDPAVKILNEKSEECPPAVLDGDGKISNYEDAVGEICRQAEETGLFQGYFDNESASSSKFRDGIYHSGDLGHMLIQNDKRYLYFDGRTDDWIRKDGENFSALQVARLISEHPDIPLAAAYGVPCMVSDELVMAAIKMRDGAEFDPQSLFDFCEKQIGGGSMDRKWFPDFVRIVDDFQYTGTQKILVRHLKATHYDRRRLADETIFWRERGDKNYRLLTTEDYERLHKDFEAAERAELLDR; encoded by the coding sequence GTGTCGAATCAACCTCTTGAGTTCCAGGCCGACTTCACGCTGCGCGCGCAGATCCAGGCGCGCGCGGAACACCCGGAAGCATCGGGCAAGATTTTCCTGAGCCAGCACGAGCGAAGCTGGACCTATCTGCAGTTCCGCGATGAATCGACGCGCATGGCGCACTTTCTGTTGCGCCGGCTAGGAGCCATCGACGACAAGCGTCCGGGGCATGTGGCGATGATGCTCGAGAACCATCTCGAACTCACGTCCCTGTACGGCGGCTGTGGCATCGCGGGGCTGACCCTGTTCGGTATCAATACGGGACTGCGGGGTGAGACGCTCGCCGGTGTGATCAACCAGTCGCGCTCGCGCATCCTGGTCGTCGACGAACGATTCCTGCCCGAGGTCGAGCGCGTGAAGTCCGAACTTCGGGATATTCCCAAGGAGAACATCCTGGTACTGCGCACCGGGTCTGAATCGATCCCGGTCGGGGCCGATCTTCTGGCCTGCCTGGCTGACGAAGTCGCTCCGGCGGGCAAGAGCCTGGATTACCCGGACGCCAACCCGCAACCCGATACCAATCTCATGGTGATCTACACCTCGGGAACTACGGGACTTCCCAAGGGCATCAACAACAACCACTTCAAACTCTGCGCAACTGGCATTGGTATCTCGTCGAATACGGAGATCGGCCGCAACGATGTGGGCTACGCCTGCATGCCGCTATTCCACTCCAATTCGATGTTCGTAGGCCTGATGCCCGCGTTCTGGGTCGGTGGCAGCATGGGCCTGCGAGAGCGCTTCAGTGCGAGCAATTTCCTGCCCGACATCCTGAAGTACGGCTGCACGTACTGGAACTACGTGGGTGAGCCGGTGCACTACGTACTGGCCTCACTCGAGAGTCAGTACGACGGAGACTTCGCCCGCATCGAGCGCGAGGTGGGCCAGAATCCGCAGAACAAACTGCGCTTCGCGATCGGCAACGGCGCCTCGCCACCCGATATCGATCGGTTCATCGACTGGCTGGGTCTGGAAGACATGTACGAGCTGTACGGATCGACGGAAGCCGCCATCAGCACATTCCGCCGCAAGGGCGACCCACGAGGCAGCGTGGGCGAGGTCACCGACCCCGCGGTCAAGATCCTGAACGAGAAGAGCGAAGAGTGCCCCCCAGCCGTTCTCGATGGCGACGGAAAGATCAGCAACTACGAAGACGCCGTGGGCGAGATCTGCCGACAGGCTGAAGAGACAGGTCTCTTCCAGGGGTACTTCGACAACGAGAGCGCCAGTAGTTCAAAGTTCCGCGACGGCATCTACCATTCGGGCGACCTGGGTCATATGCTGATCCAGAACGACAAGCGCTACCTGTACTTCGACGGGCGCACCGATGACTGGATCCGCAAGGACGGTGAGAACTTCTCTGCGCTTCAGGTTGCACGCCTGATCTCCGAACACCCCGATATTCCTCTCGCAGCCGCCTATGGCGTACCCTGCATGGTCTCCGATGAACTCGTGATGGCCGCGATCAAGATGCGCGACGGCGCAGAGTTCGACCCACAGAGCCTGTTCGATTTCTGTGAAAAGCAGATCGGCGGCGGAAGCATGGACCGCAAGTGGTTTCCGGACTTCGTGCGCATAGTCGACGACTTCCAGTACACCGGCACTCAGAAGATCCTTGTGCGCCATCTCAAAGCGACGCACTACGATCGCCGACGTCTCGCCGACGAAACGATCTTCTGGCGCGAACGAGGTGACAAGAATTACAGACTCCTGACGACCGAGGACTACGAGCGCCTGCACAAGGACTTCGAAGCCGCCGAGCGTGCGGAACTACTCGATCGTTAG
- a CDS encoding 3-alpha,7-alpha,12-alpha-trihydroxy-5-beta-cholest-24-enoyl-CoA hydratase, with the protein MPIDLEKAQGATLPESKSSWSADDVILYHLGLGAGAGKPLDSKELEYTYEKNLKVLPTFCVTPVFGAIGQMGAVPGIDINFALVLHGEQEIEIHRPLPTSANIVSKGKIAGIYDKGKAALVVIEMQTSEEGGDPLFTNRFSIFARGEGGFGGESGPKAGNIAPDRAPDAIVESPTVSHQALLYRLSGDKNPLHADPDFAKLGGFDTPILHGLCSYGIVCKAVVDEALGGDVDKVAGYSARFAGVVFPGETIVTSMWKEDDRILISAVSKEREAPVISNAAIKLRA; encoded by the coding sequence ATGCCGATCGACCTCGAAAAAGCACAGGGCGCGACGCTTCCGGAGAGCAAGTCTTCCTGGAGCGCAGATGACGTGATTCTGTACCACCTCGGGCTTGGCGCGGGTGCGGGCAAGCCGCTCGATTCCAAGGAACTCGAGTACACCTACGAGAAGAACCTGAAGGTGCTTCCGACCTTCTGCGTCACTCCGGTATTCGGCGCCATCGGACAGATGGGTGCCGTGCCCGGTATCGATATCAACTTCGCGTTGGTCTTGCATGGCGAGCAGGAGATCGAGATTCATCGACCGCTGCCGACTTCGGCGAACATCGTGTCGAAGGGCAAGATCGCCGGTATCTACGACAAGGGAAAGGCCGCGCTGGTCGTGATCGAGATGCAGACTTCGGAGGAGGGCGGCGATCCGCTCTTCACCAACCGCTTCTCGATTTTCGCGCGCGGGGAAGGCGGCTTCGGCGGCGAGTCGGGTCCGAAGGCCGGCAATATCGCACCCGATCGGGCACCCGACGCCATCGTCGAGAGCCCCACGGTGAGCCATCAGGCGCTGCTCTATCGCCTGTCGGGCGACAAGAATCCGCTACACGCAGATCCGGACTTCGCGAAGCTAGGCGGCTTCGACACGCCGATCCTGCACGGGCTGTGCTCGTACGGAATCGTCTGCAAGGCCGTCGTCGACGAAGCTCTTGGCGGAGACGTGGACAAGGTTGCGGGCTATAGCGCGCGTTTTGCGGGCGTCGTATTCCCGGGTGAGACCATCGTCACTTCCATGTGGAAGGAAGACGACCGAATCCTGATCAGCGCAGTGTCGAAGGAACGCGAAGCGCCGGTCATTTCCAACGCAGCGATCAAGCTGAGAGCATAA